In the Cytobacillus luteolus genome, GGGCAACCACATTAATATTTGAATTAATAAAAGTCATGATTAATCCAATAACTAGGATGGTTACAACCACCTGTGAGTTAGCTTGGTCTATTAAATCTTTTCTGAACATCACCATATACAGGAAGATACCGAATAGCCCAAAAATAGCTCCTGATGATCCCACGTGAAGATAATCTAGTGGTTCAAGAAAATAAGTTGCTATATTTGCAAGGACACCTGTTCCAAAGTAGGTCAAGAGAAATCTCGGCTTTCCTAAAATTCGCTCTAAAGCAGGACCGAATAGCACTAGAGAGAAGGAATTAAACAGCATATGGCTAAAGCCGCCGTGCATGAAAATTGGGGTTAAGAGGCGCCAATATTCACCTTCAGCTACTAAAAAGTTAAAACCAACCATTTGCTCAAGTAGTGTAGTACTTCCTGGTATAGGTAAGGATGTGATTAACCATAGAAGGATGTGAATACCTACTAAAGTTGATATAATTGGGTAAAACCGCAAAAACGTTTGAAAGTTTTCAGTTCGTGTAAACATAATAACGCTCCTTTTTGTATTAATTAATATGGTATCACAGAATACAAAAACGTAGAATAAGTTTGTACTAATACTATGATAAGAAAAAAGATAATAGAAGAGAGGAACCTGATTCGTGATAAAGGGAATAGGGATAGATATTTGTGAGCTAAAAAGAATTGAGAGTGTTTTACGGAAGCAGCCTAAGTTTGTTGACAGAGTTTTAACTGAGCAGGAAAAAATATACTTTGAAGAGCTGACTGAGAAGAGAAAAGTGGAGTTTTTAGCAGGTCGGTTTGCTGCAAAGGAAGCTTTTTCAAAAGCAAAAGGAACTGGAATTGGTTCGGATTTAAGTTTTTTAGATATTGAAATACATAAAGATAATAAAGGTAAACCCTTTATACACAAGCCTCAAACCAAGGGAGAAGTAGCTCATCTTTCAATTTCACATAGTAAGGATTATGCGGTTGCTCAAGTAATTATTGAAAGCTCGTCAAGCTAGTCTGCATATTACCACACTTTGTCTCATATATTTCTAATGTGCAGGAGAGACAAGGTGTTAGGGGAGATTAAAATAGTATCAAAAGCCAAACTTTGATTGAAAAAAGAAAATTCAGCTTCACTTTTTATAAAATGATTGTTTTTTATAAAAATCTTTTTTCTATGAAAAGGCTTTAACTTATCTTTAATCATCCATTTCATCTTTCCTCTATATTATCGTCGATATGAGGCAAAGGGGTTGAAGTAATGAAGAAAAAATGGTTAGGTTTATTATTTGGGCTTATCGTTGTATTTGCTCTTGCTGGTTGTGGGGAAAAATCACAAGAGGATGTGGTTGGTGCACTGAATGAAAAGGTAGGAAAGCTTTCTGGGTATAAGGCAGATGCCAAAATGACACTTCAAACAGGAAGTGAGCCACAGGAATATGATGTGCAAATTTGGTATAAACAACCGCACTATTACCGTGTTAATTTAAAAAATGCCCAAAAAGAACAAAGTCAAATGATTTTAAGAAACGATGAAGGTGTATTTGTTTTAACTCCAGCATTAAACAAAAGCTTCCGTTTCCAAAGTGATTGGCCTAAAAACAGCAGTCAAGCATACCTTTATGAGTCACTTGTAAAAGATATCCTAGATGATCCAGATGCTAAGTTTACAGCAACAAAAGAGCATTATGTATTTGAAACAAAAACAAACTACAAAAACAATAAGATGTTACCTAAGCAAGAAATTACATTAAATAAAAAAGATTTAGCTCCAATTATGGTTAAGGTAATGGACCCTGACCAAAATGCTTTACTAACAGTAGAGTTTTCGAATGTAGAATTTGATGCAAGCTTTGATGGTGATGCATTTGATATGGAGAAAAATATGACGGGTGCTCAGCTGGAAGTGCCAGTTATGGCTGGGGTAAGCGAATCTCCACTTGCAGTGATGTACCCTGAAGTAATGCCGGGTGCAGAATTAGTAGAGGAAAAAGAAGTGAAGACTGAAAGTGGTACTCGCGTAGTTATGACATTTGCAGGAGATAAATCATTCACTTTAATTCAAGAAAGATCACAGGTTTCTCCAGCTGGAACGACAACTTCAATGAGTGGCGAGCCGGTTGACCTAGGATTCACAGTAGGTGCTCTAACAGAAAATTCAATTTCATGGACATTCCAAGGCGTTGACTTTATGTTAGCATCAGAAGATTTAACACAAGAAGAAATGATTTCAGTTGCACGATCTGTTCAAGGTCAAGCAATCAAATAATCAAACTTGTAAACAGGCTCCTTTGCTGAGCCTGTTTCCTTTTCGTATTTATAAAATAATCCTCCATCAAAACATAATTCGATAAAGCGCCCTATTGACAACACTTTTGAAACAATCAATAATCTATCTTATAATTAGAACCTCACTCTTAGGGAATACCAAACTAATCAAGGAAGTGTGTTTCATGGAAATATCGTCTTTTTATCGAGATTCATGGGTTGAAATAGATCTCGATTGCATATATAAAAATGTGCGTTCAATGAAACATTTTTTACCGGAAACATCTGGTGTTATGGCAGTAGTTAAAGCTAATGCCTACGGTCATGGAGATGCAATGGTTGCCAATGTTGCGCTTGAAGCGGGAGCAACCTATTTGGCTGTTGCCTTTTTAGACGAAGCCCTTTCTTTACGACAACAAAATATCCAAGCTCCTATATTAGTTCTAGGTGCTGTAAGGCCTGAGGATCTTAAAATAGCTGCTGAAAACAATATTACACTAACTGTTTTTCAAGCAGAT is a window encoding:
- a CDS encoding LolA family protein, with the translated sequence MKKKWLGLLFGLIVVFALAGCGEKSQEDVVGALNEKVGKLSGYKADAKMTLQTGSEPQEYDVQIWYKQPHYYRVNLKNAQKEQSQMILRNDEGVFVLTPALNKSFRFQSDWPKNSSQAYLYESLVKDILDDPDAKFTATKEHYVFETKTNYKNNKMLPKQEITLNKKDLAPIMVKVMDPDQNALLTVEFSNVEFDASFDGDAFDMEKNMTGAQLEVPVMAGVSESPLAVMYPEVMPGAELVEEKEVKTESGTRVVMTFAGDKSFTLIQERSQVSPAGTTTSMSGEPVDLGFTVGALTENSISWTFQGVDFMLASEDLTQEEMISVARSVQGQAIK
- the acpS gene encoding holo-ACP synthase, which produces MIKGIGIDICELKRIESVLRKQPKFVDRVLTEQEKIYFEELTEKRKVEFLAGRFAAKEAFSKAKGTGIGSDLSFLDIEIHKDNKGKPFIHKPQTKGEVAHLSISHSKDYAVAQVIIESSSS
- a CDS encoding rhomboid family intramembrane serine protease; the encoded protein is MFTRTENFQTFLRFYPIISTLVGIHILLWLITSLPIPGSTTLLEQMVGFNFLVAEGEYWRLLTPIFMHGGFSHMLFNSFSLVLFGPALERILGKPRFLLTYFGTGVLANIATYFLEPLDYLHVGSSGAIFGLFGIFLYMVMFRKDLIDQANSQVVVTILVIGLIMTFINSNINVVAHLFGLIAGVALGPIVLQGKKGFYTSHHAGSKQSMSFRLPKLSMKHFIWGIIVLLVLVGLLFR